Proteins encoded by one window of Salvia splendens isolate huo1 chromosome 14, SspV2, whole genome shotgun sequence:
- the LOC121765486 gene encoding uncharacterized membrane protein At1g75140-like: MALSRRKGKLIFVLTVSFLLADLSYYPPLCCVVLASPESDPSVNSNSVIETDIKNDTPLKQNDNPSSGTCVDHDLVSKQQLQLVKLQELVQNLTQLVDKLESRLSDDLGSKKMPSLSSHADEINGVEEIKEEDSLSGKREMRGGGGMKSGPMLVTKFNTFWAERFQFVSAVKLISTPTCVNVLPNKDFEGLSKYFAVGDDNGKLYLFLRSGEVALEFEAFPEVEKPSPISAIASYLSLHKNETLIVTGHDNGVIVMHRVWETFSGDEWSSLHVERVGRFEMPESWGLRISMMEVHHIGRRRYILAIDGGGKIMVFKEDGMLYGTATPSKRPVAFLKQRLLFLTDTGAGSLDLRTMKLKETECEGLNSSVAKSYVFDAMDRSKAYGLTGEGDLVQTSLLGDVMNFKCRVRSKKKLDMDEPMALQAIKGYLLVANKDKVYVYNVSSQHYVRAGGLRLLFSAGLDEIIAPFLNQQQGDDVSMEKKFGVPLITSDHEKLVIISLGNGYVAMYRSNLPVFKNEFNSILWTSPVLFFILFLFGAWQCFANKKEALTSWGPDDPFTSASVTSGAPLLGSATGDRSFPDPSRKSEIMELRGGSGLRGSSRYVSPPRYSGGGANPYRPGGADTDSRPAPNHYRPSSTDMDSRPATNHYRPSPDTDARSSPVDPRFRTAELKYRGSNVEASAAPKRRENPYVSSQGVDSN; the protein is encoded by the coding sequence ATGGCTCTGTCTCGCAGAAAAGGCAAGTTAATCTTCGTGTTAACTGTTTCTTTCCTCCTCGCTGATTTATCTTATTACCCACCTCTTTGCTGCGTTGTTCTTGCATCACCCGAATCCGACCCCTCTGTAAATTCTAACTCAGTAATCGAAACTGACATAAAAAATGACACCCCTTTAAAGCAAAACGACAACCCTTCATCGGGAACATGTGTTGATCACGATTTGGTAAGCAAGCAGCAGCTCCAATTGGTGAAACTTCAAGAATTAGTTCAAAACCTCACGCAGCTCGTTGATAAGCTAGAATCCCGGCTTTCTGATGATCTGGGAAGCAAAAAGATGCCTTCTTTATCTTCACACGCTGATGAGATTAATGGTGTTGAGGAAATTAAGGAAGAGGATAGTTTGTCTGGTAAAAGAGAGATGAGGGGAGGAGGTGGGATGAAGTCGGGGCCGATGTTGGTGACTAAGTTTAACACATTTTGGGCGGAGAGGTTTCAGTTTGTATCGGCAGTTAAGTTGATTTCAACCCCTACTTGTGTTAATGTGTTGCCTAATAAGGATTTTGAGGGTTTGAGCAAGTACTTTGCTGTTGGGGATGATAATGGGAAGTTGTATTTATTTCTGAGGAGTGGGGAGGTTGCCTTGGAGTTCGAGGCCTTCCCCGAGGTGGAGAAGCCCTCACCAATCTCTGCCATTGCCTCTTACTTGTCACTTCACAAGAATGAGACCTTGATTGTGACAGGCCATGACAATGGCGTTATTGTAATGCATCGGGTTTGGGAGACGTTTAGTGGCGATGAATGGAGCTCGCTTCATGTGGAGCGAGTTGGGAGATTTGAGATGCCGGAATCTTGGGGTTTGCGGATTAGCATGATGGAAGTGCACCATATTGGTAGGAGGAGGTACATTTTGGCAATAGATGGTGGTGGAAAGATTATGGTGTTTAAGGAGGATGGGATGCTGTATGGTACTGCTACGCCTAGTAAACGGCCTGTTGCGTTCTTGAAGCAACGTCTGTTGTTTCTCACAGACACGGGGGCTGGCTCGTTGGATTTGAGAACCATGAAACTGAAGGAGACAGAATGTGAGGGTCTCAACAGCTCTGTTGCAAAGAGTTATGTTTTTGATGCCATGGACCGGTCCAAGGCGTATGGGCTGACAGGTGAAGGGGACTTGGTTCAGACGTCGCTGCTAGGTGACGTGATGAACTTCAAGTGTCGGGTGAGGTCAAAGAAGAAGCTGGACATGGACGAACCTATGGCGTTGCAGGCTATCAAAGGCTACTTGCTGGTTGCTAACAAGGACAAGGTTTATGTGTATAATGTCTCGTCTCAGCACTATGTCCGTGCTGGCGGGCTGAGGCTCTTGTTCTCTGCAGGCCTTGACGAGATCATAGCGCCTTTCCTAAACCAGCAACAGGGCGATGATGTGAGCATGGAGAAGAAATTTGGTGTGCCCTTGATCACCAGTGATCACGAGAAGCTCGTGATCATCAGCCTTGGGAACGGATACGTTGCCATGTATCGTTCCAATCTCCCTGTGTTCAAGAATGAGTTCAACAGCATCTTGTGGACGAGCCCTGTCCTGTTTttcatcctcttcctcttcggAGCCTGGCAGTGCTTCGCCAACAAGAAGGAGGCGCTCACCTCTTGGGGCCCCGATGACCCCTTCACTTCAGCATCTGTCACGTCAGGAGCTCCTCTGTTAGGTTCAGCCACTGGCGACAGATCCTTCCCGGATCCTTCAAGAAAATCTGAGATCATGGAGCTAAGAGGAGGCAGTGGTCTAAGAGGCTCCTCAAGGTATGTCTCCCCACCGCGGTATTCAGGTGGAGGGGCCAACCCGTACAGGCCAGGTGGCGCTGATACGGACTCTAGACCTGCTCCGAATCATTACAGGCCTAGCAGCACTGATATGGATTCCAGGCCTGCAACGAATCACTACAGGCCTAGTCCGGATACAGATGCTAGGTCTTCCCCCGTTGACCCCCGTTTCAGAACAGCAGAACTGAAGTACCGGGGGTCGAACGTGGAAGCTTCGGCTGCTCCAAAGAGAAGGGAAAATCCCTATGTAAGTAGCCAAGGTGTGGATAGCAACTGA
- the LOC121765183 gene encoding uncharacterized protein LOC121765183 isoform X2 — protein MYARKLKYKNQWNHVVQRSKYFCSSSCRDYSTGQYLSTATRASSLVQEYVSNYSLLSGLSSKRWHRRSSSRPDVCCINSSLRFYSSEGDGRNASEDKRVPNKDVVDFEKEKIPKENTTDNSRHCDAHACLGEHDQREWLKNEKISMDNKKKDSSFLTRRERFRNEFLRRITPWEKITVSWDNFPYYIHEHTKNLLVECTASHLKHKKLTTDYGGRLTSASGRILIRSIPGTELYRERLVRALARDLQVPVLVLDSSILAPYDLNEDGCESEEENSEGMSESEIEDENDASNDEDYTSSDEGRTDGSDDEVDINVSAEDIRKLIPCNIEEFEKSVSGESESSSASSNPETTETSNVVSQKLKKGDRVKYIGPSISVEANNRTLSNGQRGEVYEVNEDQVAVVFYISFKSTEEVNEAKSAEATAKPSVCWLNVKDIEHDLNAQTHDSYTAMEVLCEILETQQPLVVYFPDSSLWLSRAVSKSDRKEFVSKMQEMFEKLSGPLVLICGQDKIEAESNSKEKDKFTMVLPNLGRLAKLPLLKRLADGLKPSKRSGDDELYKLFTNVMCLDLPKEEDILKIFNKQIEEDKRIIISRNNLSELHKVLEEHELSCMDLLHLNTDDVVLSRQKAEKVVGWARSHYLSSCLLPSVKGDRLQVPRESLELAILRLMEQETASKKPSQNLKNLAKDEYENNFVSAVVPPGEIGVKFDDVGALEDVKKALNELVILPMRRPELFTRGNLLRPCKGILLFGPPGTGKTLLAKALATEAGANFISITGSTLTSKWFGDAEKLTRSLFSFASKLAPVIIFVDEVDSLLGARGGANEHEATRRMRNEFMAAWDGLRSKDSQRILVLGATNRPFDLDDAVIRRLPRRIYIDLPDADNRHKILKIILARENLETGFPLEQLANSTEGYSGSDLKNLCIAAAYRPVQELLEEESKGAKFDGVPLLRPLKLDDFTQAKTKVGPSVSFDAASMNELRKWNEQYGEGGSRKKSPFGF, from the exons ATGTATGCAAGGAAACTTAAGTATAAAAACCAATGGAATCATGTGGTTCAGCGCAGCAAATATTTTTGTAGCTCTAGCTGTCGAGATTATTCCACTGGACAATATCTGAGCACTGCAACAAGAGCCAGTagcttggtccaggaatatgtGTCAAATTATTCTTTATTATCAGGGCTTTCATCCAAGAGATGGCATAGAAGATCAAGTTCAAGGCCAGATGTTTGCTGTATAAATTCTTCACTAAGATTTTATAGTTCCGAAGGCGATGGAAGGAATGCCAGTGAGGATAAGCGTGTTCCTAACAAAGATGTGGTGGATTTTGAAAAGGAAAAGATCCCCAAGGAAAATACTACAGACAATTCCAGACATTGTGATGCACATGCTTGCCTTGGGGAGCATGATCAAAGGGAGTGgcttaaaaatgaaaagatttCCATGGATAATAAAAAGAAGGATTCCTCATTTCTAACTCGACGAGAAAGATTTAGAAACGAGTTCCTGCGAAGGATTACTCCATGGGAAAAGATAACAGTCTCGTGGGATAATTTCCCTTACTATATCCA TGAACACACTAAAAACCTTCTCGTGGAATGTACGGCCTCCCATCTGAAACATAAGAAGTTGACTACAGACTATGGAGGCCGTTTGACTTCTGCTAGTGGGAGAATTTTGATTCGGAGCATTCCGG GTACGGAGCTGTACCGGGAAAGATTGGTCAGAGCACTTGCTCGGGATTTACAAGTACCAGTATTGGTCCTTGATAGCAGCATTTTAGCTCCATAT GATTTAAATGAAGATGGATGTGAGTCGGAAGAGGAGAACTCTGAAGGTATGTCGGAGTCtgagattgaagatgaaaatgatgcAAGCAATGATGAGGATTATACCAGCAGCGATGAGGGCAGAACTGATGGAAGTGATGATGAAGTTGATATTAATGTCTCAGCTGAAGATATAAGAAAGCTTATTCCGTGCAATATTGAAGAATTCGAGAAG AGTGTTTCTGGAGAATCTGAAAGCTCCTCAGCATCTTCAAACCCAGAAACTACAGAAACATCTAATGTGGTCAGTCAGAAACTAAAGAAAG GGGATCGAGTGAAGTACATTGGACCATCCATTTCCGTTGAAGCAAATAATAG GACTTTGTCTAACGGTCAACGAGGAGAGGTTTATGAAGTGAATGAGGACCAAGTAGCCGTtgtattttatattagtttCAAGAGTACAGAGGAAGTAAACGAAGCAAAAAGTGCAGAAGCTACTGCAAAACCTTCAGTGTGTTGGCTCAATG TGAAGGATATCGAACATGATCTTAATGCTCAAACACATGACAGCTATACTGCGATGGAGGTGCTTTGTGAG ATTTTGGAGACACAACAGCCACTCGTGGTCTACTTTCCAGATTCTTCTCTGTGGCTATCAAGGGCAGTCTCAAAGTCGGATCGCAAAGAGTTTGTTAGTAAGATGCAAGAGATGTTTGAAAAATTATCAGGTCCTCTGGTCTTGATTTGTGGACAAGACAAAATAGAAGCAGAATCAAACTCAAAAGAGAAGGACAAATTT ACAATGGTACTTCCAAACTTGGGCCGTCTTGCTAAGTTG CCTCTTTTGAAGAGACTTGCAGATGGCTTAAAACCTTCTAAACGGTCTGGAGACGATGAATTATATAAGCTATTCACTAATGTGATGTGTTTAGATCTGCCGAAG GAGGAAGATATCTTGAAGATATTCAACAAACAGATTGAGGAAGACAAGAGAATTATAATATCACGAAACAACTTGAGCGAATTACACAAG GTTCTTGAGGAACATGAATTATCATGCATGGACTTGTTACATCTAAACACTGATGATGTTGTACTGTCAAGACAGA AAGCAGAGAAGGTGGTTGGCTGGGCCAGAAGTCATTACCTATCCTCATGTCTCCTTCCTTCAGTCAAGGGGGATCGGTTGCAGGTTCCTCGGGAGAG TCTTGAACTTGCAATTTTGAGGTTAATGGAGCAGGAAACAGCTTCAAAGAAACCGTCCCAAAATTTGAAG AATCTTGCAAAGGATGAGTATGAGAACAACTTCGTTTCAGCAGTGGTTCCTCCAGGGGAGATTGGTGTGAAATTTGATGATGTGGGTGCACTTGAAGATGTGAAGAAGGCACTAAATGAACTTGTGATCCTGCCAATGCGGAGACCTGAGCTTTTCACCCGTGGAAATTTGCTGCGG CCTTGCAAAGGGATATTACTTTTTGGTCCTCCTGGAACTGGAAAAACCCTGTTGGCGAAGGCACTTGCAACAGAAGCGGGTGCAAATTTCATTAGTATTACTGGCTCAACACTTACATCCAAG TGGTTCGGTGATGCTGAAAAACTTACTCGTTCACTTTTCTCCTTTGCCAGCAAGCTGGCTCCTGTTATTATTTTTGTCGATGAG GTTGACAGCTTACTTGGTGCTCGTGGTGGGGCTAATGAGCATGAGGCAACTAGAAGAATGAGAAATGAATTTATGGCAGCTTGGGATGGCTTGAGGTCAAAAGACAGCCAGAGAATCCTTGTGCTTGGTGCTACAAATAGGCCATTCGACCTTGATGATGCTGTCATTCGTCGTTTACCAAGAAG GATCTACATCGACCTTCCAGATGCTGATAATCGTCATAAAATACTCAAGATAATTCTAGCTCGAGAAAATCTCGAAACTGGGTTTCCCTTGGAACAACTTGCAAATTCTACCGAAGGTTATTCTGGGAGCGACCTGAAG AACCTCTGCATTGCTGCAGCATACAGACCTGTCCAAGAGTTGCTAGAAGAAGAAAGCAAG GGTGCCAAATTTGATGGAGTTCCACTTTTAAGACCACTGAAGTTGGATGATTTTACTCAAGCTAAAACTAAG GTGGGACCATCAGTTTCCTTTGATGCAGCCAGTATGAACGAGTTGAGAAAATGGAACGAACAATATGGCGAAGGCGGAAGCAGGAAAAAGTCACCATTTGGTTTTTGA
- the LOC121765183 gene encoding uncharacterized protein LOC121765183 isoform X1, with product MYARKLKYKNQWNHVVQRSKYFCSSSCRDYSTGQYLSTATRASSLVQEYVSNYSLLSGLSSKRWHRRSSSRPDVCCINSSLRFYSSEGDGRNASEDKRVPNKDVVDFEKEKIPKENTTDNSRHCDAHACLGEHDQREWLKNEKISMDNKKKDSSFLTRRERFRNEFLRRITPWEKITVSWDNFPYYIHEHTKNLLVECTASHLKHKKLTTDYGGRLTSASGRILIRSIPGTELYRERLVRALARDLQVPVLVLDSSILAPYDLNEDGCESEEENSEGMSESEIEDENDASNDEDYTSSDEGRTDGSDDEVDINVSAEDIRKLIPCNIEEFEKSVSGESESSSASSNPETTETSNVVSQKLKKGDRVKYIGPSISVEANNRVLLGKIPTSDGPTNAYTIIRGRTLSNGQRGEVYEVNEDQVAVVFYISFKSTEEVNEAKSAEATAKPSVCWLNVKDIEHDLNAQTHDSYTAMEVLCEILETQQPLVVYFPDSSLWLSRAVSKSDRKEFVSKMQEMFEKLSGPLVLICGQDKIEAESNSKEKDKFTMVLPNLGRLAKLPLLKRLADGLKPSKRSGDDELYKLFTNVMCLDLPKEEDILKIFNKQIEEDKRIIISRNNLSELHKVLEEHELSCMDLLHLNTDDVVLSRQKAEKVVGWARSHYLSSCLLPSVKGDRLQVPRESLELAILRLMEQETASKKPSQNLKNLAKDEYENNFVSAVVPPGEIGVKFDDVGALEDVKKALNELVILPMRRPELFTRGNLLRPCKGILLFGPPGTGKTLLAKALATEAGANFISITGSTLTSKWFGDAEKLTRSLFSFASKLAPVIIFVDEVDSLLGARGGANEHEATRRMRNEFMAAWDGLRSKDSQRILVLGATNRPFDLDDAVIRRLPRRIYIDLPDADNRHKILKIILARENLETGFPLEQLANSTEGYSGSDLKNLCIAAAYRPVQELLEEESKGAKFDGVPLLRPLKLDDFTQAKTKVGPSVSFDAASMNELRKWNEQYGEGGSRKKSPFGF from the exons ATGTATGCAAGGAAACTTAAGTATAAAAACCAATGGAATCATGTGGTTCAGCGCAGCAAATATTTTTGTAGCTCTAGCTGTCGAGATTATTCCACTGGACAATATCTGAGCACTGCAACAAGAGCCAGTagcttggtccaggaatatgtGTCAAATTATTCTTTATTATCAGGGCTTTCATCCAAGAGATGGCATAGAAGATCAAGTTCAAGGCCAGATGTTTGCTGTATAAATTCTTCACTAAGATTTTATAGTTCCGAAGGCGATGGAAGGAATGCCAGTGAGGATAAGCGTGTTCCTAACAAAGATGTGGTGGATTTTGAAAAGGAAAAGATCCCCAAGGAAAATACTACAGACAATTCCAGACATTGTGATGCACATGCTTGCCTTGGGGAGCATGATCAAAGGGAGTGgcttaaaaatgaaaagatttCCATGGATAATAAAAAGAAGGATTCCTCATTTCTAACTCGACGAGAAAGATTTAGAAACGAGTTCCTGCGAAGGATTACTCCATGGGAAAAGATAACAGTCTCGTGGGATAATTTCCCTTACTATATCCA TGAACACACTAAAAACCTTCTCGTGGAATGTACGGCCTCCCATCTGAAACATAAGAAGTTGACTACAGACTATGGAGGCCGTTTGACTTCTGCTAGTGGGAGAATTTTGATTCGGAGCATTCCGG GTACGGAGCTGTACCGGGAAAGATTGGTCAGAGCACTTGCTCGGGATTTACAAGTACCAGTATTGGTCCTTGATAGCAGCATTTTAGCTCCATAT GATTTAAATGAAGATGGATGTGAGTCGGAAGAGGAGAACTCTGAAGGTATGTCGGAGTCtgagattgaagatgaaaatgatgcAAGCAATGATGAGGATTATACCAGCAGCGATGAGGGCAGAACTGATGGAAGTGATGATGAAGTTGATATTAATGTCTCAGCTGAAGATATAAGAAAGCTTATTCCGTGCAATATTGAAGAATTCGAGAAG AGTGTTTCTGGAGAATCTGAAAGCTCCTCAGCATCTTCAAACCCAGAAACTACAGAAACATCTAATGTGGTCAGTCAGAAACTAAAGAAAG GGGATCGAGTGAAGTACATTGGACCATCCATTTCCGTTGAAGCAAATAATAG GGTTTTATTGGGGAAGATACCAACATCGGATGGTCCAACAAATGCTTATACTATCATTCGTGGCAG GACTTTGTCTAACGGTCAACGAGGAGAGGTTTATGAAGTGAATGAGGACCAAGTAGCCGTtgtattttatattagtttCAAGAGTACAGAGGAAGTAAACGAAGCAAAAAGTGCAGAAGCTACTGCAAAACCTTCAGTGTGTTGGCTCAATG TGAAGGATATCGAACATGATCTTAATGCTCAAACACATGACAGCTATACTGCGATGGAGGTGCTTTGTGAG ATTTTGGAGACACAACAGCCACTCGTGGTCTACTTTCCAGATTCTTCTCTGTGGCTATCAAGGGCAGTCTCAAAGTCGGATCGCAAAGAGTTTGTTAGTAAGATGCAAGAGATGTTTGAAAAATTATCAGGTCCTCTGGTCTTGATTTGTGGACAAGACAAAATAGAAGCAGAATCAAACTCAAAAGAGAAGGACAAATTT ACAATGGTACTTCCAAACTTGGGCCGTCTTGCTAAGTTG CCTCTTTTGAAGAGACTTGCAGATGGCTTAAAACCTTCTAAACGGTCTGGAGACGATGAATTATATAAGCTATTCACTAATGTGATGTGTTTAGATCTGCCGAAG GAGGAAGATATCTTGAAGATATTCAACAAACAGATTGAGGAAGACAAGAGAATTATAATATCACGAAACAACTTGAGCGAATTACACAAG GTTCTTGAGGAACATGAATTATCATGCATGGACTTGTTACATCTAAACACTGATGATGTTGTACTGTCAAGACAGA AAGCAGAGAAGGTGGTTGGCTGGGCCAGAAGTCATTACCTATCCTCATGTCTCCTTCCTTCAGTCAAGGGGGATCGGTTGCAGGTTCCTCGGGAGAG TCTTGAACTTGCAATTTTGAGGTTAATGGAGCAGGAAACAGCTTCAAAGAAACCGTCCCAAAATTTGAAG AATCTTGCAAAGGATGAGTATGAGAACAACTTCGTTTCAGCAGTGGTTCCTCCAGGGGAGATTGGTGTGAAATTTGATGATGTGGGTGCACTTGAAGATGTGAAGAAGGCACTAAATGAACTTGTGATCCTGCCAATGCGGAGACCTGAGCTTTTCACCCGTGGAAATTTGCTGCGG CCTTGCAAAGGGATATTACTTTTTGGTCCTCCTGGAACTGGAAAAACCCTGTTGGCGAAGGCACTTGCAACAGAAGCGGGTGCAAATTTCATTAGTATTACTGGCTCAACACTTACATCCAAG TGGTTCGGTGATGCTGAAAAACTTACTCGTTCACTTTTCTCCTTTGCCAGCAAGCTGGCTCCTGTTATTATTTTTGTCGATGAG GTTGACAGCTTACTTGGTGCTCGTGGTGGGGCTAATGAGCATGAGGCAACTAGAAGAATGAGAAATGAATTTATGGCAGCTTGGGATGGCTTGAGGTCAAAAGACAGCCAGAGAATCCTTGTGCTTGGTGCTACAAATAGGCCATTCGACCTTGATGATGCTGTCATTCGTCGTTTACCAAGAAG GATCTACATCGACCTTCCAGATGCTGATAATCGTCATAAAATACTCAAGATAATTCTAGCTCGAGAAAATCTCGAAACTGGGTTTCCCTTGGAACAACTTGCAAATTCTACCGAAGGTTATTCTGGGAGCGACCTGAAG AACCTCTGCATTGCTGCAGCATACAGACCTGTCCAAGAGTTGCTAGAAGAAGAAAGCAAG GGTGCCAAATTTGATGGAGTTCCACTTTTAAGACCACTGAAGTTGGATGATTTTACTCAAGCTAAAACTAAG GTGGGACCATCAGTTTCCTTTGATGCAGCCAGTATGAACGAGTTGAGAAAATGGAACGAACAATATGGCGAAGGCGGAAGCAGGAAAAAGTCACCATTTGGTTTTTGA
- the LOC121763314 gene encoding uncharacterized protein LOC121763314 isoform X1, with the protein MVLERGKKGNQNLGLMGNSCEEEYNAFLEKVKRTIYVDNLAPQVTESVVRTAFNQFGYVKSVQFIPVYLEPKKAAQSALVEMENPKQAAGIIEEMGKLPFMILGMPRPVRASAARLEMFDDRPRKPGRKIICRWLDPKEPEFEVAKKLKAAVGRHAAEALTVLEAQRAEEEKLANQQKEILKSHYNKYELLQTVIEDGSAKRLGRQYEMPLSDA; encoded by the exons ATGGTGTTGGAGAGAG GCAAAAAAGGAAACCAAAATTTGGGACTGATGGGCAATTCATGTGAGGAAGAGTATAATGCATTCTTGGAGAAGGTTAAAAGGACAATTTATGTGGATAACTTGGCACCCCAAGTTACTGAATCTGTGGTGAGAACTGCTTTTAATCAGTTTGGGTATGTGAAGAGTGTTCAGTTCATCCCCGTTTATCTCGAACCCAAGAAAGCGGCACAATCTGCTCTTGTGGAGATGGAAAACCCAAAACAGGCCGCGGGTATCATTGAGGAGATGGGGAAATTACCTTTCATGATATTAGGGATGCCACGGCCTGTCAGGGCGTCTGCTGCTCGACTGGAGATGTTCGATGATCGTCCCAGGAAGCCAGGACGCAAAATCATTTGTCGTTGGTTGGACCCGAAGGAGCCTGAGTTCGAGGTAGCGAAGAAACTCAAGGCTGCAGTGGGAAGACATGCTGCAGAAGCATTAACAGTGCTCGAG GCGCAACGAGCAGAGGAAGAGAAACTTGCAAACCAGCAAAAGGAGATATTGAAATCACATTACAACAAGTATGAACTGTTGCAGACAGTCATTGAAGACGGAAGTGCTAAACGTTTGGGACGACAATATGAGATGCCCCTTTCAGATGCATga
- the LOC121763314 gene encoding uncharacterized protein LOC121763314 isoform X2, which yields MGNSCEEEYNAFLEKVKRTIYVDNLAPQVTESVVRTAFNQFGYVKSVQFIPVYLEPKKAAQSALVEMENPKQAAGIIEEMGKLPFMILGMPRPVRASAARLEMFDDRPRKPGRKIICRWLDPKEPEFEVAKKLKAAVGRHAAEALTVLEAQRAEEEKLANQQKEILKSHYNKYELLQTVIEDGSAKRLGRQYEMPLSDA from the exons ATGGGCAATTCATGTGAGGAAGAGTATAATGCATTCTTGGAGAAGGTTAAAAGGACAATTTATGTGGATAACTTGGCACCCCAAGTTACTGAATCTGTGGTGAGAACTGCTTTTAATCAGTTTGGGTATGTGAAGAGTGTTCAGTTCATCCCCGTTTATCTCGAACCCAAGAAAGCGGCACAATCTGCTCTTGTGGAGATGGAAAACCCAAAACAGGCCGCGGGTATCATTGAGGAGATGGGGAAATTACCTTTCATGATATTAGGGATGCCACGGCCTGTCAGGGCGTCTGCTGCTCGACTGGAGATGTTCGATGATCGTCCCAGGAAGCCAGGACGCAAAATCATTTGTCGTTGGTTGGACCCGAAGGAGCCTGAGTTCGAGGTAGCGAAGAAACTCAAGGCTGCAGTGGGAAGACATGCTGCAGAAGCATTAACAGTGCTCGAG GCGCAACGAGCAGAGGAAGAGAAACTTGCAAACCAGCAAAAGGAGATATTGAAATCACATTACAACAAGTATGAACTGTTGCAGACAGTCATTGAAGACGGAAGTGCTAAACGTTTGGGACGACAATATGAGATGCCCCTTTCAGATGCATga